A genomic region of Equus caballus isolate H_3958 breed thoroughbred chromosome 1, TB-T2T, whole genome shotgun sequence contains the following coding sequences:
- the SPINT1 gene encoding kunitz-type protease inhibitor 1 isoform X2, giving the protein MGGASGTRVNVRPAPTALTQFHQKLGGGGGRSSAPGSGAEAAGRAAQEGGTGTSAGPAPPHSPAQVTRARRAPRRRQSRTEHVWPFVLRPRVRPGLKHPWGPEARTVKVTPVGRRATAPGRMMAGAHLSQALIPAVLVWLLCELGLRGTQAGQPPEPPGLPAGPACLDRFTAGVPDFVLDTEASVSNGATFLGSPTVRRGWDCVRACCTTQNCNLALVELHSDGGEDAIATCFLMDCLYEQNFVCKFAPREGFINYLTREVYRSYRELRTQGFGGSGIPRIWAGVDLKVQPQEPLVLKGVGTTDWHLLQGDTDVRVEKNDLDQVELWGLKEGAYLFQLRAGSDQPDSTTNITITVLSAKQTEEYCLASSKVGRCRGSFPRWYYDPTEQICKSFVYGGCLGNKNNYLREEECKLACRDVQGPSVERHHPDTSGFEELQNIHFRSDKGHCVDLPDTGLCLESIPRWYYNPFSERCARFTYGGCYGNKNNFEEEQQCLESCRGISKKDVFGLRRESHIPSVGSVEVAVAVLLVTCIVVVVAILGYCFIKNQRKSFHRHHHRRPPPPTPTSSTVSTTEDTEHLVYNHTTRPL; this is encoded by the exons ATGGGCGGGGCCAGCGGCACTAGGGTTAACGTCCGCCCCGCCCCGACAGCGCTGACTCAGTTTCACCAGAAACTAGGAGGAGGAGGTGGCCGATCCAGCGCACCGGGCAGCGGGGCGGAAGCGGCGGGCCGAGCCGCGCAGGAAGGCGGGACCGGAACCTCGGCAGGCCCGGCCCCACCCCACTCACCTGCGCAGGTAACCCGGGCCCGGCGCGCGCCAAGGCGGAGGCAGAGCCGGACGGAGCATGTTTGGCCCTTTGTTTTGCGCCCGCGCGTGCGTCCAG GTCTCAAGCACCCTTGGGGCCCAGAGGCCCGCACTGTGAAGGTGACCCCCGTGGGGAGGAGGGCGACGGCCCCTGGGAGGATGATGGCCGGCGCCCACCTCTCCCAGGCCCTCATCCCAGCGGTCCTGGTTTGGCTCCTGTGCGAGCTCGGCCTCCGGGGCACCCAGGCCGGGCAGCCGCCCGAGCCCCCTGGGCTGCCCGCGGGACCCGCCTGCCTGGACCGCTTCACCGCCGGGGTGCCTGACTTCGTGCTCGACACCGAGGCCTCGGTCAGCAACGGGGCCACTTTCCTGGGCTCCCCGACCGTCCGCCGCGGCTGGGACTGCGTACGCGCCTGCTGCACCACCCAGAACTGCAACTTGGCGCTGGTGGAGCTGCACTCCGACGGCGGGGAGGACGCCATCGCCACCTGCTTCCTCATGGACTGCCTCTACGAGCAGAACTTCGTGTGCAAGTTCGCGCCCAGGGAGGGCTTCATCAACTACCTCACGCGGGAGGTTTACCGCTCCTACCGCGAGCTGCGGACCCAGGGCTTTGGAG ggtccGGGATCCCCAGGATCTGGGCAGGCGTGGACTTGAAGGTGCAGCCCCAGGAACCCCTGGTGCTGAAGGGTGTGGGGACCACAGATTGGCACCTACTGCAGGGTGACACGGACGTCAGGGTAGAG AAGAATGATCTGGACCAAGTGGAGCTGTGGGGACTCAAGGAGGGCGCCTACCTGTTCCAGCTGAGAGCTGGCTCAGACCAGCCAGACAGCACGACCAACATCACCATCACCGTGCTGTCCGCCAAGCAGACAGAAG AATATTGCCTCGCATCTAGCAAGGTGGGGCGCTGCCGTGGTTCCTTCCCCCGCTGGTACTACGACCCCACAGAACAGATCTGCAAGAGTTTCGTTTATGGAGGTTGCTTGGGCAACAAGAACAACTACCTTCGGGAAGAAGAGTGCAAGCTGGCCTGCCGCGATGTGCAAG GTCCATCCGTGGAAAGGCACCATCCAG ACACCAGCGGCTTCGAGGAGCTCCAGAACATCCATTTCCGCAGTGACAAAG GGCACTGCGTGGACCTGCCGGACACAGGCCTCTGCTTGGAGAGCATCCCACGCTGGTACTACAACCCCTTCAGTGAACGCTGCGCCCGCTTTACCTATGGCGGTTGTTATGGCAACAAGAACAACTTTGAGGAGGAGCAGCAGTGCCTTGAGTCCTGCCGTGGCATCTCCA AGAAGGATGTATTTGGTCTGCGGCGGGAAAGCCACATTCCCAGCGTAG GCTCCGTGGAGGTTGCCGTTGCAGTGCTCTTAGTCACCTGCATTGTGGTGGTGGTAGCCATCCTGGGTTACTGCTTCATCAAGAACCAGAGAAAGAGCTTCCACAGACACCACCACCGCCGCCCTCCGCCTCCTACCCCCACCAGCTCCACAGTCTCCACCACCGAGGACACAGAGCACCTGGTCTATAACCACACGACCCGACCCCTCTGA